One Acidimicrobiales bacterium genomic window carries:
- a CDS encoding YbaB/EbfC family nucleoid-associated protein, whose protein sequence is MSEPFDLGALLERAQAVQQQLVQAQAEAAEQVVEGQSGGGVVKVQATGAGKLVSVSLDPEVVDKDDVGMLEDLVLAAANDALTRAQELNQSLLGGLDLGGAGLPGL, encoded by the coding sequence ATGAGCGAGCCGTTCGATCTCGGGGCTCTGCTGGAGCGGGCCCAGGCCGTCCAGCAGCAGCTCGTCCAGGCCCAGGCCGAAGCGGCCGAGCAGGTCGTGGAGGGCCAGTCGGGTGGCGGCGTGGTGAAGGTCCAGGCCACCGGTGCCGGCAAGCTCGTGTCGGTCAGCCTCGACCCCGAGGTGGTCGACAAGGACGACGTCGGCATGCTCGAGGACCTCGTCCTCGCCGCCGCCAACGACGCGCTGACGCGGGCCCAGGAGCTCAACCAGTCGCTGCTCGGCGGTCTGGACCTCGGAGGGGCCGGGCTCCCCGGCCTGTAG
- the recR gene encoding recombination mediator RecR, which produces MYAGPVQDLIEELGRLPGIGPKSAQRIAFHLLKLPKIDALRLATAIGEVKERVSFCTRCFNVAEVPPEGDARCGICSDGSRDPHVLCVVEEPRDIVAVEKTREYGGRYHVLQGAISPIEGIGPEQLRVRELLARLEPEGVTEVILCTNPNIEGEATAMYLARLLGPLGLRVTRIASGLPVGGDLEYADELTLGRALQGRREVEA; this is translated from the coding sequence GTGTACGCCGGGCCCGTCCAGGACCTGATCGAGGAGCTGGGCCGGCTCCCGGGCATCGGCCCCAAGTCGGCGCAGCGCATCGCGTTCCACCTGCTGAAGCTCCCCAAGATCGACGCCCTCCGCCTCGCCACCGCCATCGGCGAGGTGAAGGAGCGGGTGTCGTTCTGCACGCGCTGCTTCAACGTGGCCGAGGTGCCCCCGGAGGGCGACGCCCGCTGCGGCATCTGCTCCGACGGCTCCCGTGACCCGCACGTCCTGTGCGTGGTCGAGGAGCCGCGCGACATCGTGGCGGTGGAGAAGACGCGCGAGTACGGCGGCCGCTATCACGTCCTCCAGGGCGCCATCAGCCCCATCGAGGGCATCGGCCCCGAGCAGTTGCGCGTCCGCGAGCTGCTCGCCCGCCTCGAGCCCGAGGGCGTGACCGAGGTCATCCTGTGCACCAACCCGAACATCGAAGGGGAGGCCACGGCCATGTACCTGGCCCGCCTGCTCGGGCCCCTCGGCCTCCGGGTGACCCGCATCGCCAGCGGGCTGCCCGTCGGCGGCGACCTCGAGTACGCCGACGAGCTCACCCTGGGCCGGGCCCTCCAGGGCCGCCGGGAGGTCGAGGCCTAG